Part of the Aquimarina sp. MAR_2010_214 genome is shown below.
ATTTCGGCAAGTGCTTTACCTTTTAATGAGGTTAAAACGGGAATGAGATTTTCATTGAGATTACCATTCAAATTAATTTTAGTAGTCAGGTTACCAGTAAGCGCTTTTGCTATCGGGGCTAAGCCTTTTATTAATTCTAAATTGTTAAAAGATTTTACGATATCAATTTTACTTAAATCCAGAGCCATATCAAAAGTTGGAACTTTAGATTTAGTAGATACGTTACCATTAAGAGCCATCCCTCCATCAAAAATATTAGAAGTTACGTTTTCTAAGTAGGCAGTTTCATCTTTTATTTTTACTGTTCCTTTTGTGTTCTGTAACTCTAAGTTATCGTAGAAAACTTTTTTGGTATCAAAATTTAATGTAGCATCCAGAAAAGAAGGGATTCTCATAGTTTCATCTTCTGTTGTGCTTGCGACCTCTTCTTCGGACTCTTGTTCACTCATCATAAAATCATCTACAGCAAACACATTAGAGTTTACATCAAAATTCCCTTTTAGATCTTGCTTTGCAAATAAGAATCCCATAAGGTTTTGAATAGTACCTGTAGCAGAAAGATCTGATCTACCTGTAGTTGCCTGCATTTTGTCTAATGAAATGGTTTCTGGGGTAAAGCTTACATTAGCATTTTCAATTTTTATTTCATTAGGTGTGTCATCAGAAGCATATGTAAATTGAGAAATACTGGCAGTACCCGAGCTCTTTATATTTTGATATTGTTCTTTTTCTAAAGATTGCATATCAAAACTGGTTTTGACATCTGCATTAACAATCCCATTTAACTTTTCTTCCAGTTGTAGGGGGTATGCCTGATTTAGATTAGCTAGGTTTAATGTGCCTTTTAGCATCATGTCTACAATCATGTTTTTAGTTAGATTTCGCAGACTACCTTTGGCAGCAAAAGAATCCTGATCTATTTTAAAAGTTAGGTTGTCAATATTTATATAGGTATCATCAACCAATCCGGTTTCATTCTTGATCTGAGTGTCGATATTTATATTTTTAACACCTTTAGGTAAATCAGGGTATTTAAAAGAAGCATTACTCGAAGCGATCTTGATATCCATTTTTGGGATATAAGTATCATCAGATTTCCCTTTAATAATTCCATTAATAGAAAAGTCTCCGCTGGTTTGTACTCCATCCAGGTTTTTGACATAAGTTTCAGGAATAACAGCAAGGAAATTCTTAAAATCAGATGAAGGAGTCTTAAAACTAAGATCTACATCGGTATATTTTTCGAATAACTGAACATATCCAGCAAACTCAAGAGGCAATCGGTTAATCTGAGCTTTGTTTTCTTTAAAAGAATAACGCTGATTCTCAAGATCTAATTCTATTTGAGCATC
Proteins encoded:
- a CDS encoding AsmA family protein, which translates into the protein MKKVLKILGIFLLLLIIGIISIPFLFKGTIQDKVRYLVNEHVHAKVDFANLDISLIRSFPQASVVIDELSIINYAPFEGDTLAYSKKIALDMSIKELFKNASEPISVQKIVIDEANIAIKTDSLGNSNVDIVRKQEDVAETQPEEESGAFTFALDHYEINDSKILFRDDVSKTLLAMTDLNHSGDGSISGEKIILDTKTNTEASLNLDGTKYLNKNKLQLDAQIELDLENQRYSFKENKAQINRLPLEFAGYVQLFEKYTDVDLSFKTPSSDFKNFLAVIPETYVKNLDGVQTSGDFSINGIIKGKSDDTYIPKMDIKIASSNASFKYPDLPKGVKNINIDTQIKNETGLVDDTYINIDNLTFKIDQDSFAAKGSLRNLTKNMIVDMMLKGTLNLANLNQAYPLQLEEKLNGIVNADVKTSFDMQSLEKEQYQNIKSSGTASISQFTYASDDTPNEIKIENANVSFTPETISLDKMQATTGRSDLSATGTIQNLMGFLFAKQDLKGNFDVNSNVFAVDDFMMSEQESEEEVASTTEDETMRIPSFLDATLNFDTKKVFYDNLELQNTKGTVKIKDETAYLENVTSNIFDGGMALNGNVSTKSKVPTFDMALDLSKIDIVKSFNNLELIKGLAPIAKALTGNLTTKINLNGNLNENLIPVLTSLKGKALAEILNAQVSTTKTPFLSTLDNQLNFVEIDQLNLKNIKTHLSFDDGKINVKPFEFDVQGIKVTAGGDHSFEQNMNYNIKLDVPAKYLGSEVGNLISQLDQKEANTMTVGLPIGLTGNFKNPKINLDTDLAIKQLTQQIVNKQKEKVKGELIGKGQEVLTDLLGNSKKQTDSPKTNSNNTEETLKNTAKNILGGFLGKKKKKDSTKTKN